From Candidatus Sphingomonas colombiensis, one genomic window encodes:
- the katG gene encoding catalase/peroxidase HPI, with product MNVEAQCPMNGGKLEGDAVLFEMTNRLWWPNMLDLSILHQNPPAGDPMGTEYEYAAEFKTLDLAAVKQDIFALMTNSQEWWPADFGHYGPLFIRMAWHSAGTYRIGDGRGGGGHGTQRFAPLNSWPDNANLDKARLLLWPVKQKYGRKLSWGDLLILAGNCALESMGFETAGFGGGRTDIWEPETAVRWGPEREWLSTSDKPNSRYSGERDLSNPLAAVQMGLIYVNPEGPDGNPDPLAAAHDIRETFARMAMNDEETVALIAGGHTFGKTHGAATPDQYVGPEPAGAGIEQQGLGWANSYGTGNAGDTITSGLEVTWTATPTKWDNTFFDALFEHEWELTKSPAGAQQWVAKDSSETVPDAHDPSRRHRPTMLTTDLSLRFDPAYEKISRHFHENPAAFANAFAEAWYKLTHRDMGPHGLLLGAEVPAEPRIWQDPVPAVSHPLIDAADAEALKAKILASGLSISRLVKTAWASASTFRGTDKRGGANGARIRLAPQKDWAVNEPAELADTLAKLEAIQRDFNAGSKKVSLADLIVLGGNAAVEAAAKKAGRDVKVPFSPGRTDATAEQTDAESFAPLEPKTDGFRNYTGGGTDLSLEEALVDRAHLLTLTAPEMTVLVGGLRVLGANHGGSDLGVFTERKETLTNDFFANLLKTSTAMKWTAAGDGTFAAHDRKTGEKKLAGTRVDLIFGSNAQLRALAEAYATDDAADRFVDAFVKVWGKVMNLDRFDIA from the coding sequence ATGAACGTCGAAGCACAATGCCCAATGAACGGCGGAAAGCTGGAAGGCGATGCCGTCCTGTTCGAGATGACCAACCGGTTGTGGTGGCCGAACATGCTCGATCTTTCGATCCTGCATCAGAACCCGCCGGCGGGCGACCCAATGGGGACGGAATATGAATATGCCGCCGAATTCAAGACGCTCGATCTCGCTGCCGTAAAGCAGGACATCTTCGCGCTGATGACCAACTCGCAAGAGTGGTGGCCGGCGGATTTCGGCCATTATGGGCCGCTGTTCATCCGCATGGCATGGCATAGCGCGGGCACCTATCGCATCGGCGACGGGCGTGGTGGCGGTGGCCACGGCACGCAGCGTTTCGCCCCGCTCAACAGCTGGCCGGATAACGCCAATCTCGACAAGGCGCGGCTGCTCCTCTGGCCCGTTAAGCAGAAATACGGCCGTAAGCTTTCATGGGGCGATCTGCTGATCCTCGCGGGCAATTGCGCGCTCGAATCGATGGGCTTCGAAACTGCTGGCTTCGGTGGCGGGCGCACCGACATCTGGGAGCCGGAAACCGCGGTGCGCTGGGGGCCGGAGCGCGAATGGCTTTCCACCAGCGACAAGCCGAACAGCCGCTATTCGGGTGAGCGCGACCTCTCGAACCCGCTGGCGGCGGTGCAGATGGGGCTGATCTACGTCAACCCGGAGGGGCCGGACGGCAATCCCGATCCGCTCGCGGCCGCGCATGATATCCGTGAGACGTTCGCGCGCATGGCGATGAACGATGAAGAGACGGTGGCGCTGATCGCCGGCGGCCACACCTTCGGCAAGACCCATGGTGCGGCAACGCCCGATCAATATGTCGGCCCGGAGCCGGCGGGTGCGGGGATCGAGCAGCAGGGGCTGGGCTGGGCCAACAGCTATGGCACCGGCAATGCGGGCGATACGATCACCAGCGGGCTTGAGGTTACCTGGACTGCAACCCCGACAAAGTGGGATAATACCTTTTTCGATGCGTTGTTCGAACACGAATGGGAACTGACGAAAAGCCCGGCGGGCGCGCAACAATGGGTCGCAAAGGATTCATCGGAAACCGTGCCCGACGCGCACGATCCGTCGAGGCGGCATCGCCCGACGATGCTGACGACCGACCTCTCGCTGCGCTTCGACCCTGCTTATGAGAAGATTTCGCGGCACTTCCACGAAAACCCGGCGGCCTTCGCGAATGCGTTCGCCGAAGCCTGGTACAAGCTCACCCACCGCGACATGGGGCCGCACGGATTGCTGCTCGGTGCCGAGGTGCCCGCCGAACCACGTATCTGGCAGGATCCGGTGCCGGCGGTCTCCCATCCGCTTATCGACGCTGCCGATGCCGAGGCGCTGAAGGCGAAAATTCTCGCTTCCGGCCTCTCGATCTCGCGGCTGGTCAAGACGGCCTGGGCGTCCGCGTCGACCTTCCGGGGAACGGACAAGCGCGGTGGCGCCAATGGCGCGCGCATCCGCCTTGCGCCGCAGAAGGATTGGGCGGTCAACGAGCCGGCCGAACTCGCCGACACGCTAGCCAAGCTCGAGGCGATCCAGCGTGATTTCAACGCTGGCAGCAAGAAAGTGTCGCTCGCCGATCTGATCGTGCTCGGCGGCAATGCGGCGGTAGAGGCGGCAGCGAAGAAGGCGGGACGCGACGTGAAGGTGCCGTTCTCGCCGGGTCGCACCGATGCGACCGCCGAACAGACCGACGCGGAATCCTTCGCCCCGCTGGAGCCGAAAACTGACGGCTTCCGCAATTATACGGGCGGCGGAACCGATCTTTCGCTGGAGGAAGCGCTGGTCGATCGGGCGCATCTGTTGACGCTCACCGCGCCGGAGATGACCGTGCTGGTTGGCGGCCTGCGTGTGTTGGGCGCGAACCATGGCGGCTCCGATCTCGGCGTGTTCACCGAGCGCAAGGAAACGCTGACCAACGATTTCTTCGCCAATCTGCTCAAGACGAGCACGGCGATGAAATGGACGGCGGCTGGCGACGGCACGTTCGCCGCGCATGATCGCAAGACGGGCGAGAAGAAACTGGCCGGCACGCGCGTCGATCTGATCTTCGGATCGAACGCGCAACTCCGTGCGCTGGCGGAGGCTTATGCCACTGACGACGCCGCGG